Proteins encoded in a region of the Antedon mediterranea chromosome 2, ecAntMedi1.1, whole genome shotgun sequence genome:
- the LOC140040319 gene encoding high mobility group protein 20A-like produces MDLSDGNSNQGLMSNAGSSSLFSIADLDEISKTTSDLGVDTSFGTSHRHNVGASLPQSLTHPEMITDISQVELLQQDSTSQDIPDTSKEDSFTKAKGGWSKGKKRKKQMRDVNAPKAPLTGYVRFMNERREQVRQENPQVAFAEIIKMLGAEWSKMSSVEKQKYLDEADQDKERYMKELEQYQQTEAYKLFTKKQQERKKKEMMDETDGHLNGLEYNDDNKIDTELSTFDVPIFTEEFLNYNKIRENELRQLRKSITEYEEQNAILQKHIDNMRSAIEKLETETVQQRNNQMALRQHLENWRTVLTSHFSTIPLPGTNEVPTIHTIDSYMTKLHQQILDSPQQNEGLISSVREIVAKLDLQSDPKM; encoded by the exons ATGGACCTGAGTGATGGGAACTCAAATCAAGGCTTGATGTCCAACGCGGGATCGTCTTCTCTTTTCAGCATAGCTGACCTGGATGAAATATCGAAAACGACATCTGATCTGGGCGTTGATACAAG TTTTGGAACTTCTCATAGACATAATGTGGGGGCTTCTTTGCCTCAGTCACTCACACATCCAGAAATGATTACAGATATTTCACAAG tcGAATTACTGCAGCAAGATTCAACATCTCAAGATATTCCAGATACAAGCAAGGAAGAT AGTTTTACCAAAGCAAAAGGTGGATGGTCCAAGGGTAAGAAACGAAAGAAACAGATGAGGGATGTAAACGCACCTAAAGCACCTCTAACTGGCTACGTCCGTTTCATGAATGAAAGACGGGAGCAAGTGAGGCAAGAGAATCCCCAGGTGGCATTTGCTGAAATCATCAAGATGCTGGGTGCTGAATGGAGTAAAATGAGTTCAGTAGAGAAACAG AAATACCTAGATGAAGCTGACCAAGACAAAGAACGGTACATGAAGGAGTTAGAACAGTACCAGCAAACTGAAGCATACAAACTGTTCACTAAAAAACAACAAGAACGTAAGAAGAAAGAGATGATGGACGAGACCGATGGGCATCTTAATGGATTAGAG taCAATGATGACAACAAAATAGACACAGAACTCTCAACATTTGATGTCCCCATCTTTACTGAAGAATttcttaattataataaaa tcCGGGAAAATGAGCTTCGTCAGCTACGCAAGTCAATCACAGAATACGAGGAGCAGAATGCCATTCTGCAGAAACACATTGATAACATGAGGTCGGCTATAGAGAAGCTAGAAACTGAGACTGTACAACAACGAAATAACCAGATGGCACTAAGACAACATCTGGAGAACTGGCGCACTGTTCTAACTTCACATTTCTCTACAATTCCTTTACCAG GTACTAATGAGGTCCCCACAATCCACACCATCGACTCGTACATGACAAAGTTACATCAACAGATTCTAGACTCGCCACAGCAAAATGAAGGACTAATCTCAAGCGTTAGAGAGATAGTAGCTAAACTCGATCTACAAAG tgACCCAAAGATGTGA